The Candidatus Zixiibacteriota bacterium DNA segment GGACTTTGACCAGAACCAGAGCGGTTGGCAGAATTTCTGCGGACCTACAGCCGCGGCGGACTGCCTTTGGTGGTTCCATCTTCTACACCCGGAATGGAACCTGGTACCGGCCGGTGTGACGGCACCGGACTTTGTGGAGCAACTGGCCGAACTGATGAGCACCAATGTCGCTCCATCGTCGGGCACTCATGTCGACAGTATGCAAAGCGGTATACGAAAGTGGCTATACCTGCAAAACTGTCACGGTGAACTGGCCGAAAGCACCTACTACATGCCGACCTACGAGTTCTGTCGTGATGAGTTGATGGACTGTCATGATGTGATTCTGCTGCTCGGGTTCTGGGAGGTGCAACAGATCATTCCGGATATGCCGCAGCAAGGCTGTTTTGAAATACACTGGGAACGTATCGGCGGTCATTTCACCACCATGGCCGGGGTCGACGAGATCGGTTACATGGCCGGATTATCCGATCCCGACAAAGACGCCGCCGAGACCTCCCTGATTTTTCCGCCCAGTCGCGTTCTTGGACCCAATCACAATCATCCGACCGGACACAACGACGGCATCAGTGTGTCGCACGACGTTTACGACGTGTCCACCCTTGGTATCAGTCCCGGTGGTCTCTGGGAGATGCCGGATTACTATTACATAACCAAAGGCACATCGATTGACAAATACGGCCCAGGGACCAATCCCAATCCGCAGGCGAAAAGCCGGCAGGTGACCATCTGGTGCGACGATCTGCCGCCATGGGTCTATCCCACCGCCAAGGTTACCGAAGTGGAAGCGGCGGTAGTTGTATATCCGCGTCCTCCGGTGCGCGATACGGTCACTTGTGAACCACAGAGTGGTCCCGACTCGACGCATCCATCCACCTATTTCTATGACGTAACACCGGGTGAGTTTGGGCGCTGTGACTTTCACGTGAGAGTGTACGACAGCATCGAATCAAACTACAGCAATTGGGTGCAACCGAACGGATGGCAACATGCCTTGCACAAAGTAGGTTCGGCGTGGTGGGTGTCGTGGTACAACCCGCCGTGTGACAATGCCATCTTCAGCAAGTTCCGCTTCCAGTTCGACAACGACAATGAAGCTGTCTGGGGAGACTGGACCACCACCATCGACGGCAGCATTGATCCTTACGCTCAGTTGATCGACTCCGCAGGCAATCACAGCAGCGAATCGAACGGATATGGCTACCGTGTTCATGTGCCGAAGATGACTCCACTTGTGGACAGTGCGATCTCGCTCGATACCGTTATTGGCTCTTACGACGGTGATCTTGTTGCAGGCGAAGACCTCAAGTTCGTCATGCGGCTTACATACAACCCCGGCAGCAACCTAAACGGTATCAATAATGGCTTCAGAGTCTACTCGCCGGACGGCGCTACCTGGCAGCCGATTGTCGGCGACACCATTAACCTGGGATGGTCAGGCATATTCGACCTCGGACCCTTCATCAACTACAATAGCGCCAACGGATCGGGCGCCGACACGGTAGGTTTCAATGCCGCTGCTATCCTGCAGGGCATGACGGCACCTTTCGATAATCAGGTTTGGTGGATCCAGACAAAAGTATCGGACGCCGACAGCGGCAAACATTTGTGCGTGGATTCCTCCTTCTACAATCCGGGTGGGAACTGGGTGTGGGCCGTTCAGAGTGGGACTTTTATCTTCCCCAGTTGGGACGGACCGCACTGTTTCCAGATCACCGGATCGCAGACGCAGCCCGATGGTGGCGATCTGGCTTACTGCGGTTACGTCGGCGGATCATCCGGCGACCTCGGTCATGCCGTGGCTGTGGACGCCGAGGGATGCGCGTATATCACAGGCGGAACCCTCTCATCCTCATCGCAGGGTTTCCCGGTGAAGGTCGGTCCCGATCCGACCTACAACTATTACGGTGATGTCTTTGTGGCCAAGGTCAGCCCCGAGGGAGACTCGTTGATCTACTGCGGTTACATTGGAGGTGAATGGAGCGATGCCGGCTGCGGAATCGCCGTCGATGCCGAAGGCTGTGCCTACGTCACCGGTTACACCGAATCTCAGTATGGTTTTCCGACTATCGTGGGTCCGGACTACGGTCTGTCCGGAACACGCGATGCCTTTGCCGCCAAGTTGAATGCATCCGGCACCAGTCTGGTGTACTGCGGATATATCGGTGGCTGGGGTGAGGGACTGGGCGAGGTCGGGTACGACGAGGGGAGGGCTATCGCCGTTGATGTCGAAGGATGCGCCTACATCTCCGGATTCACCAACTCTGATCAGAACTATTGGTCGCAACTCGCGGTCGGACCGGACCTCACCTATAACGGTGGCGAGTACGACGCTTTCGTAACGAAGGTAGCCGCCGACGGCAGCGGCTTGATCTTCTGTGGCTATGTCGGAGGGTCCGGCGACGATTACGGATATGGCATAGCCGTGGATGACGGTCAGTATCCATACGTTACCGGATACACCAATTCAACAGAGTCTACATTCCCCACTCATATCGGCCCTGACCTCACGCACAACGGCACCAACGACGCATTTGTGACCAAAGTCGATTACATGGGAACGGGGTTCGTTTACAGCGGGTTTATCGGTGGCTCCAACCAGGACTATGGACACGGAATCACTGTCGATCTACAGGGAGCCGCCTATGTGGCCGGTGATGCATTCTCAACCGAGGTGTCCTTCCCGGTGGAAGTCGGTCCCGACCTGACACAAAACGGCAGCAACGATGCTTTCATCGCCAAAGTGATGGTCAACGGAACCGGATTGACCTATTGCGGGTACATCGGTGGCGAGGATTTCGAGAGCGGCTACGGTGTCGCCATCGACGCCACCGGCAATGCCTATGTAACGGGCAAGACATGGTCTACCCAGGCATCGTTCCCGGTGATCCAGGGACCCGATCTTACCTTCAATGGCGCATCCGATGGCTACGTGGCCAAAGTGAACGCCGCCGGCACGGCCTTGGATTACTGTGGCTATATCGGAGGTGCAGCCGACGAGCAGGGTAATGGCGTCGCGGTCGACCAGATCGGGAATGCTTACATCGCAGGATCGATTAACTCAGACGAAGCATCCTTCCCGGTTGAGATCGGCCCTGACCTGACTCACAACGGAGGTGGCAGTGATGCCTTTGTGGCCAAGGTTTCGGTGTCGGTGTCTTGCTGCATGCCACCGCTTCGGGGAAACATCGACTACGATCCGGGTGATCTGATTGACATCTCAGATTTGGTCTACCTGGTCGACTACATGTTCACCGGTGGTCCCGCCCCGCATTGCATGGAAGAGGCCGACATTAACGGCGACGGGCAGCATGACATCGCCGATCTCGTCTTTTTGGTCGACTACATGTTCAGCGGCGGCCCCGATCCGGCCGGATGCGGCAAGAGCGGATCACTCTGTGCCCCATCGGAGGCCGACCCCGGCGTCACCCTGTTGTTCGACTATGCGGATGGCTACACGACTATCAGCCTGGATGCAGATATCGCTATCCGTGGATTGCAACTGGAGCTGGTCGGAGACGGTGATGGTGTCGTGCGCAAGTTAGGCGGTGATCAAATCGACATGGTGTCGGGAAGTGACGGGCGCGTCGTGAAGATAGGTATCCTTGATCTCGACGGACCTATGACCCTTGAAGCCGGTAGCTGTGAGATAGCGAGTCTCAAAGGACGCTACACCGTGACCGAGGCGTTGGCGGTCGACAAGAGCATCCGGAAAGTGCTGCCGACCGTCCTTGCTTCAGCGAACGGTCCAAGTCTGCCGAGCCACTTCGTCCTGCACCAGAACTACCCCAATCCGTTCAATCCGACAACGGAGATCGGCTTCGCTCTTCCCCGTGCTTGTCACGTATCGCTGAATATCTACAATGTCCTGGGACAGCGGGTGACGACATTGTTGAACGAGCGGCTCGAAGCCGGCCACCACTTTCAGGAATGGCATGCCAACGGAGCAGCCAGCGGCGTGTACTTCTATCGCATACGTGCCGAAGACTTCGTTCAGACCAAAAAGATGATGCTCCTGAAGTAATAGTTTTCGAACATGAGCTTCATCGTGGGGCGGGTCGTCGTGACCCGTCCCATGTTTGTTTTGGGTGGTGTTGGGTGACCCTGCCTCTGGTTCTGCCGTCTTTCATTGGCGGAACCGCTAATCCGCCGCGGCGGACGCCCTACCGTCCGCATCGTCTCTCTACTGCATCATTAGCACAGCCCTGAAGAGCACAGAACAAACCGAAAGCAATCCCATCGATAGGACCGAATAAAGATAGCCGCGATTGCGCGATACGTCGTAGATGATCGACAGGCCGATGCCGATAGCAACAATCTCCCAGATGAGGAACAGGTCAATCCGGGACAGGGCAAGGGGAAGAAGGCGGCTCTCGCCAAGGTACGGCGCCAACACGGCGAGTGATAATGACACCGACGTGGTTTGCTTAATGAGCATCAACGGCGCCAGAACAATCTTGCCGACTGCATAGATTACCTCGCCGTAGAGCATAACCGAAAGCACTTGTTTGAATCGGGCCGCGCCGGGGTAGACAAGGTTTCCCCAGAGCATGCACAAGCCTGCCGCAATCAGCGGGACCAGGAACAAAACCACGTTGTCATTGACCAGAACCTGGCGTTTCATGGAACGCGCTTCTTCCGGCGTAAACTCCATTCGACCCTGCGTCTGCTCCTGCGTTCTTTCCATCAGCGTCTCAAAACTGATGTCAATCGTAACCAGCGAAAAGGTGATGAGGAGAACAGCGAACGCTATGAACGGCGCAAGGAGGCTCGGGCGTTCTTTTGACTTTTCGAAGAACGCCGTCGGACTGTAGAACACCTCCGCCAACCCCCGGAAGGAAAGGGTACGGTCTGTGACGGGGCGGTAATCTGTGTTGACAGTAACCGATCTATCCATAAAAGCTCTCTCGCATTATATATCCTCGAATCTCAATGATAGAATCTTCGCACAAAATACTTTTCGGACCGTCGATGCGGGCTCTTCAATGCGGTCGCTGGAGCACGTCGACTTACTCCAGCGACAAACAGTTACTCCTACCTCGATCAATAGGCTGAAGTGATGTAGCAGCTCTCATACGAACACTGGCAGTCAGTATCCGAAACTAAACAGCACGTGTAAGAAAGCCCGGCGAACAGGTAGGTTGATCTGCAAGCGTAGTGTATTTCTATAGCCTGCGTTTGTGGCGCTATGAATCCGACGGCAAAAGCCGCCAGAAGAACACTACACAACAGTATGGTCGTGACTTTCCGCATGTTACTCACCTCCTTTCAACAGTCAAGCGGTTGCTGGTTTCACAGAAGTAGGCTTCTGCCTGATCCTTCTATGACTCTTCCCCGGGGTTGATTGCAGTAACTACTTCGAATGGATCAAATCCCTCGTGGAACCCATGCTGCATGAATTCGATGACGCCGTTTGCGCTCAGGCCGACCAGGCTCGGGAATCGGCTGATCTCATAGTTGGAATGGAAGCTGAGATCGGTGTCGCAATAGAGCGCGAACGGGATATCCGACTCTTCGCTGTAGGCGCGTGCCTGTTTCACTTCAGCCACACAGATACCCACCAGCTGCAAATCCGCCGAGAGTGTGTCGGTGTACGTTTTCCATTGATCGATAGCTTGCGTGCATGGCGCGCAGTCAACTATCATGAACATCACAACCGTACTCTTCTTCCCAATGAATTGATGGGTGCTGACCCGGTTACCCTCCAGGTCGAATAGCTCCACATCCGGGAACATCTCTCCCGCTTTCAGCAGACCTACTTCGTGAGGATTACCGGGACCCGACCCTTTCACCGCCGCGGACCCAAGTCGCCATCCGACATACTCATTCCCTGCGACCAAGCCGACAAAGGCTGCGGCAATGATCCCCAATCCTACGAGAATGGCGAATTTCTTTTTTGTTCGTGTGGATTTGTCGCTCATACGCACCTCCGGCTCCCGACATGAATTGGATTCATGGCATACCTATCCGCCTACATGAAGCAATGATTTTCATTGCTCATGACTCCGTTAAATGCAAGCCTGTGCGCTCTGTGTTGTCGGTCAGATCAGTTGGTATTCCTCAGAGGAAAGAGACTATCCCACCCGTGCGTGAGACAGAAAACCAACAGGTGTCAGTTGCCCATGATTGTTTGTTGTCCGACACCTCTTTCCCTGAGCCACGTTACACAATCGAGATGGGTTTGTCAACAGATATTTTCGGCCACGGTGGTGTTGGGCGATCCTGCTCTACTCCGAACAAGTGCGGCGGGTCACACAGATTCGCTTACACAAATTCGCAAGACCCGCCGCAACGACTTGGCCAGTCGGCCGACAGCACATGCAAATGTCTTTCTTCTGCATTGGATTGAAATCACAAAAAGAGTATCTTCCTGTAATGAATCGGCTAAAGCTCCGACCACATGTGGAGCGTCTAAACTTCGTAAACAGGAGAACCCGAACATGATGCATAACAAAAGATACGTCGGGCCGATCTTAGGGTCACTCTGCCTTGTCTGTTTGATCGTTGGGACACTGGTCCCCACCGGCTCGATTCGTTCAGCCAACGACGACCCAACTAAAGTAGATGACCTCGCGTTCATCGCCGGCCAGTGGCGGGGGGAAGCGTTTGGTGGCATCTGCGAGGAAGTATGGAACGCACCTTCGGGCAACAGCATGATGGGGATGTTCAAACTCATCCAGCAGGACCGGATCGTCTTTTACGAGTTGATGATTATCGCCGAAGACTCAGCAGGCATCGCCCTCAAACTCAAACACTTTAATGCCGATCTGACCGGTTGGGAAACGAAAGATGATATGGTGACGTTTCCATTCGTGAAGATGCAAAACAACAAGGCCATCTTTGAAGGTATCTCCTTTCATCGCAAGACGACCGACACTCTGCTGGTGACCTTGACCACGGAACACGACGGTAAGATCGACACGACCCGGTTCGTCTATCTTCAGGTCAAAGAGTAATCCAAACGGACTTGCCGGCAAGAAGCGATCAAGTGAAGCGCCTCGTTAGGAATCAAGAAAGGTGGGGCCATCGAACTTTGGTGATGTAAGCTTGTCAACATCATCGTCCGAGGCGATGGTCCAGGCCAGGTCGAACGGGGGAACTTTTTCAAGCATCTGCACAACATCTTGCGCCAGGTCTCGAACTTTGGTCTGAAACTCGAAGTATTTCTTGGTCTCTCGAAAGGCTTTAGTTGAGTAGGCGTAATCGGACATATCCGTATACTGGAAGTTCGTGAACTCAGGCGGTAGCACTTTTCTACCGCTGAGAACTATGGGTATTATCAGGTTAGCGCCGGTGATTTTGGTACGTTGGACAAAGGTAAGCCACTCACGCATTGCCCATTGGCTGTGAAAGTATCGCGCTGAAGCTACGACAAGCAGAAGTTTCGACCTGGCAAGGGCGGTACCAAGGCGAGCCGGTAAGGAGTCCCCTATTTGGATCTCCCCAACGTCGAAAAACACTTTCAGCGGCTTCCCCGTCGCTTCTTCAACCCACTGAGACAGTAGCCGCACAAAATCACGCATCCACTCGGCAAGCATCGGACCCTGAGCATAGCTGACGAATATGTCGTACTCATATTCGCCCGATGGAACGCTGGACACCTGACTGGTAATAGACTTGGTAAGCCTGGTTGCCCGTTCTGCTTCGGCTCTGGCCTCTTCCCCCAGCCACTTTTCAATATCGGAGAAGTCACCGGCCAGAAGCTCGGCGACTCGATTGTACACAAACCCCATGCTCTCAGGATCGCTCATTCCGTGCTCCACCACCGCAAGCTTCTCGCCGAATCCGAAATAGTCGATTTGAGGTATCTTTATCCGTTCGAGGACCGAGCGCGGACTGGCCCAGCTGGGAAGCCAATCGCTATAGAACTCAGAAAGCGCTTCTTCGAATCGATCAATCCAGTCCTGAGATTCTTCAAACTCTGATCGCACGCTGAACCTTGAAGGCAGTGGAAAGATCGTTAGGGGCATCCGATCATAAGCCAGGGCCTGTCTGGCCCGTTGGGCGAATCGGATTACATCACGGACACCATACAGACTTTGATAGTTTGCCGTAAACATGGGGACAACGATATCGGGAAGCTGAATAGTGCAAATCCCCCCCGCGTCGGTCAGTCCTGTTCGACTGTCGATCAGGACTATGTCAAAGTGCTCTCTCCATTTGTGCCTGAGGTTCTCGATAAAATCCCCACCCCCCTGTTCGGCGAAGAATGCACTCCAGTTGAACCTGTTCAGTTCTTTAGCATATTGAGTATTACCTTCGCGACCACTCTGGAGCAAGGCAAAAGCCACGTCACTTTCATGATCTATCACCTTCCACAAGTAGTCTTGGTAGTCAGGCGTTTCACCATCGGCCGCAGCCAGAATCAGCGGCAGCAAGCCGGCCCCACCGGTCTCCATCTTCATTGAAGCAAAGTACCGTTCCAAGCCGGGGGCTTCCAGGTCCCAGTCGACCACAAGCACACGGAGGCCACGACGTGCGAGTAAGAGGGCGATGTTGGCCAGCGCCATGCTACGACCGACTCCGCCCTTATACGAGTAGAAAGTTACAATACTGCTCATCTTAGGCGAGTCCCGGAACAGCGGTTTGGGTTGGTTTTTGCTCGTTGTAATAGACCCGGTAGAACTCGGCCGCGGCTGTCTTCGGCCATTGCGGTTGCCACTGGGGCGCAGCCTCTATTGCTTTGGCGATGGCTGGCGCTTGCTGGTTTAAGATTTCATCCAACTCCTCAGCTCTGGGACTGTCTTTGGCCATACGGACGTTAAAACACTCTCGAAGCTCGAAGTATTGGATTCGACTGATCTCGGCTGGAAACTCGTCGCCGTCGTGTATGATTCCCGGTATCACCAGCCCTCTCGGATTGTCGGGCTTTCTGCGAGAAGTTTCTTCTTCTCTTGCGAGCATGATTGACAGCTCCTCCATGCACCATTTACTATTGAAGTAGGTCTTCGACCAAAGAGGAATCAGGACTCTCGATGTGGCCAGTTTGGTGGCCAGTTCAAGCGGCCAGTCGGTTCCGGCTTCGATTTGATCATCAATAAAGATAACCGGGTCCCTGCCGAGTTCGAGACTCACGCGAAGGGTGAGTAGCGGCTGTAGGTGTTGGTGAATCCAGCGAAGCGTCTCCGGATTCCGACGATAGCTAAGAAAGATGTCGTATTGATAAGCCATGGTTCGGTTTATATCCTTTTACATGCAGTTGTCAAACGAGTAGCTCTATTTGCCGCTGGCGCTTTTTCCAACCAGCACCCGGAGGTTGTTTTCTTGCCTACGAAATATAGTGCGATGCAACACATTTTCACAACAACTTATCCCTCCTATAAGTCAAGGCCACAGAGATTCAAGCGAACGAGCGGTCGGAAGTGATCCAGACCAAGATGCCTCCCACACCAAAAAAACAGCCACTCTTTGCAGAGTGGCTGTCTTGTATGTCGTCAGTAAATACCGTGTCGGTCGCTACTTAATAGGTCGGGCAGGCGACCGGCGCAGGTCCGTCGTTGAACATGTAGTCAACCAGGTAGACCAGGTCCGGAATAGCCAGACCGAAGTCACCAAACGGCGCTTCAAGTTCAGCTTCATCCCAGCATAGCGGCGCGGGACCGTCGTTGAACATATAATCGACCATGTAAACCAGATCGTCAATGGCAATCAAGTCACCGATACCGTCATCGATGTTGCCGCGCATGGCGCCGATACAGCAGCAGGCGTCGCCAACACCGTCAGCGTTGTAATCTTCCTGACCGGGGTTGTCCACACCGGGACAGTTGTCACAACCATCCGGTACATTGTCGGCATCAGCATCGGCCAGATCGTCAAATCCGGGGCACTGATCGCAGGGATCACCGACTCCGTCATCGTCGGCATCTTCCTGGCCGGGGTTCTCATCGGTCGGGCAATTGTCACAGGCATCGCCTACAGTGTCACCGTCGAGGTCTTCCTGACCGGGGTTCGGCGTGTCGACACAGTTGTCGCTCTCATCCGGGACACCGTCATCGTCGACATCGGCCGGCGCGGCCAGAACCGCCCAGTTGATAAATATCTGGCTGTCCGGATCGGGATAAGTCTGGTATTCCCAGACCACTTTTCTGCCGCCGTCGGCCAGATCCTGACAGCGAGGGGCGCTAACTACATAGTATTCGGCCGGGTACTTCCCACCGACGCCCGGGCCGGCGATAGCCGAATCCAGACCCCAGCTGGCGCCGGCATCTTCGGTCAGTTTGCTGAACAGTGTATCGTCGCGCACAAAAGTAAGCATATATGTCTGACCGGTCACATGAGCGAGTTCCGGATAGGTTTCATCGGCATCGGTTGCGACCACTGTCGACGTAACCAGGTTGCCGATTCCACTGTCGGCGGCACTCCAGAGAATGATGTCACGGTCGGATGTCGCCTTGGCGGTGGTGGTGTAGTATTCGGTCGCGATCAGCACATGTCCGTCGTGGACGGCCACGGCCGGATTCTGAACGTGCTCGCCGATCTCACCCACGGTATAGGAGAAACCGCCCGAGATCAAAGTGTCGTCCCAATCCGCCATCCAATCCATGCGAATAAACAATCCCCACGTCGTATCTACCGGGTCGAAACGATCGTACACCGAATAAGTACGCAAGGTAACAGCGTCCACATCACAAGCGGTCGCGTTACAGCCGTCGAGGTCGTTGTACCAACTGATCGTCGCGAAACTTGTGTCGGTCTTGTAATGCACGAACGGTCCGTCAACGATGGGCGGCGAGGTGTAGGTTGTGCTGTTGATATGGGAGATGATGCCGAAGTTCCAGGTGCGGTCGCCATCCTGGGCGGCGATATCGGAAGCTTTCATGTTGTTCCAGCCATACGAATCCCAGTTCCAATAGACCTGAGAGTAGCCGGTGGCCGGATCGGCGGCATTTGAGATTTCCACCAGTTGCACGTTTCCGGAACCGAGTGTAATCTCCGTTCCAAAGAAAGCGGTGTCGCCACCATAATAGTCTACCGACGGGAAATCACGCAGCCCGCTCCAATAGACCGCGCTGCTCCAAAAGGCGCCGTCATCGGCTGAACCCTGCCAGTAAACATGATCGCCATCTTCAGCCATTTCACGGAAAGCCAGCACCAGGTCGCCCGAGCCGTTGTCGGCCAGGGCCGGGTGAACATCCTGGGTGATTACCGGCTGACGAACTTCGGCTGCGACAATGTAGTCACCGAACTGACCGTTGTAACCGTCAATGACAATATAGTGCGTGGCACCTGCTAACAACGGCACGTTAAAGAGGGCCGATCTGGGATTGGTGCATGCGATATCGAACTGGTTACAAGCCACTAGCGTGTCTGTGTTGGTCCGATAGATATACATTTTGGTCATGTAGCTGGACTCACAGAGGTTGATATCCATCACCTCGTTGATTACCGGAACATAGGAGTATACGACATCCGGTGAACTTGAGGTTTGGGTGCAGGCTTCGTCGTAGTCATTGGCGTAACCATCGGTTTTACCGGTGTCGGCAAACGGCATGGCCGGGATCGGTGTGGCGGTGGCGATATCTTCACCGCCTTGGCGCAAGCTGGTGTATGTTTCGCCGTTGGGTTCTATCTCGGAAGACAGATCGTCGAAGACCACATCCCCTCTGATGTTCAGCTTCTGCAGCCCGGTGGCTTTCTCGCCCTGAACCGGCCGCGGCACGAACTGCCCGGCTGAGGCACCGGCCACCATGACCAGCACGGCTAGAACAGCCAGCAAGAGCGCTGTGCGATTGATTGTCATTTTTACTCTCCAAGTTATCCAGTTATACAATTGCTGTTATCTCCGATATATCACGTGAGGGTACTATTAGGCGGCGAGACCAGGCGTTAGCCTCTCATGTCATCCGGTCCTCCTTGTTGTCAGTCTGCGGCCTTCGTAAGTACTTGAAGGTACGTTTCAATATACAAATATCTCTCTTTTTGTCAATATCTAAGGTCCGGCGGCGGTATAGGTGAGGTATCTGTCTCTATAGGCTCAAGTGGGTCGCCCACTGACGACCTCCCAGATCAGCCCATACTGTTGTTACTACGATAGACGAGCCACAACTGTTTCATGTTTAACGGCTTGGGGGGGCGTAGATACTGGGCTGCCATCACCAGAGCAAACACAATAAGGCCGCCCTTGGGGATTCTTCAGTCCCGGATCATCCGGAGAATCGAATTATGTCTTGCAACTCGGGTAGGGCCAACCTATACTTACTGCACCAGGTTTCAAGAAAACAACGGGTAGCTGCGATGAAAGGTCTTGTGTCCGAATGGATGAGCAACTAACTCACTCGCAACGATCTGCACTCCTGACAGTTTATGAAAACGTCCGTGGTGCACGTGCAATTCTGTTCACTATTAGCATAATCTGTGGATTCCTGTTCATCCTCATATTCGAGCAGGTCTTTGGATGGCAACCACTGAGACCCTCGGCTTCCCAGGAGATTTTTGCCCAGCAATTGGCTACAATCGCCAAAGGTGACATGTCGAGGGACAGAGCAACAAATCCAAACCCTTTGTGTGAGGCTCTTACAAGTCTGGCCCTTAACCACTGCGGCGAAATCCTCGATCGTGACAGCATAACTGTTAAAAAGCTAGTGGACAAAGACTCCATAGGGTATGCTCTGGATAATCGTCTTGACGCTTTGGCTACATGGCAAAGCGAGTGGTATCTTCGTAGTTTTGTGGAAGAGTTGAATCTCATTGACTCAATGGATATCAAGCTGGACTCTCTGAACGGATACGCTACATCACTTAAGAAACTGGAAACGCTCCGACTGCCTCACCGAATCGCCTTTGCATTACAGGAAGTACGTGACCGATATCGGGTGAACGAGGAAACAAGAGGTCGGCGCGTGGGACGCCGAAAGTATCAACTACCGCTTATAGGGGCCAGCCTGCAAATAGAGGATGTGTTTGGCCCAGTGTCGATAATCCTGGCCTTCATGGTGATCTGGCTCAAGGGTGCGTTCTCCAAAGCAGGTGAGTCTATACTGATTTGCAGACAATTCTTCCCGGACCGTTCCAAACTTGCCCCGCTCGTAGCGAATGCGTTCTTCTTCCTGGAGTGGAGACCTCTCGGAAAGAATGTCCAAGGTAACCTTAGGTTTCATCAACGTATAATTGTCTTCCTTCTTGCCCCATACTTGGTGATTGCTTGTGGTATTATTGCTTACATATTGGATAATGTCTTTCTGGACTATCAGCAACACTGTTCGACGGAGACATTTGATAGTTCACCAATTAGAATTCTGGTAGGATGGATTATCCCTGTAATGCTATTCGCGGCTTCCATGTGTGCAGTTTCCGCATGGCAA contains these protein-coding regions:
- a CDS encoding TIR domain-containing protein, coding for MSSIVTFYSYKGGVGRSMALANIALLLARRGLRVLVVDWDLEAPGLERYFASMKMETGGAGLLPLILAAADGETPDYQDYLWKVIDHESDVAFALLQSGREGNTQYAKELNRFNWSAFFAEQGGGDFIENLRHKWREHFDIVLIDSRTGLTDAGGICTIQLPDIVVPMFTANYQSLYGVRDVIRFAQRARQALAYDRMPLTIFPLPSRFSVRSEFEESQDWIDRFEEALSEFYSDWLPSWASPRSVLERIKIPQIDYFGFGEKLAVVEHGMSDPESMGFVYNRVAELLAGDFSDIEKWLGEEARAEAERATRLTKSITSQVSSVPSGEYEYDIFVSYAQGPMLAEWMRDFVRLLSQWVEEATGKPLKVFFDVGEIQIGDSLPARLGTALARSKLLLVVASARYFHSQWAMREWLTFVQRTKITGANLIIPIVLSGRKVLPPEFTNFQYTDMSDYAYSTKAFRETKKYFEFQTKVRDLAQDVVQMLEKVPPFDLAWTIASDDDVDKLTSPKFDGPTFLDS
- a CDS encoding toll/interleukin-1 receptor domain-containing protein; protein product: MAYQYDIFLSYRRNPETLRWIHQHLQPLLTLRVSLELGRDPVIFIDDQIEAGTDWPLELATKLATSRVLIPLWSKTYFNSKWCMEELSIMLAREEETSRRKPDNPRGLVIPGIIHDGDEFPAEISRIQYFELRECFNVRMAKDSPRAEELDEILNQQAPAIAKAIEAAPQWQPQWPKTAAAEFYRVYYNEQKPTQTAVPGLA